In Xyrauchen texanus isolate HMW12.3.18 chromosome 27, RBS_HiC_50CHRs, whole genome shotgun sequence, one genomic interval encodes:
- the LOC127620863 gene encoding plasma membrane calcium-transporting ATPase 3-like isoform X1: MGDLGNSTVEFHPKKPGVDKGSYEGDFGVSLDELCSLMEVRGAEALQKIQESYADTEGLCHRLKTSPADGLSDNPADLEKRQLVFGQNFIPPKKPKTFLQLVWEALQDVTLIILEIAAIISLGLSFYQPPGGDSEACGNVSTGAEDEGEAEAGWIEGAAILLSVFCVVLVTAFNDWSKEKQFRGLQSRIEQEQRFAVVRNGTVIQIPVAEMVVGDVAQVKYGDLLPADGVLIQGNDLKIDESSLTGESDHVSKSVDKDPMLLSGTHVMEGSGKMVVTAVGVNSQTGIIFTLLGAGEMEEEKKDCKKGKQDGTLENNQNKAKKQDEAVAMEMQPLKSAEGGEVEEKEKKKSGVPKKEKSVLQGKLTKLAVQIGKAGLVMSAITVIILMLYFVIETFVIQGRVWLTECTPIYVQYFMKFFIIGVTVLVVAVPEGLPLAVTISLAYSVKKMMKDNNLVRHLDACETMGNATAICSDKTGTLTTNRMTVVQIFMEDQNFWDIPKPDQINRKTLELISSAIAVNCAYTSNIMAADKEGGLPKQVGNKTECALLGLVQGLKQDYHAVREQIPEEKLYKVYTFNSVRKSMSTVIQMPDRSFRLYSKGASEILLKKCSFLLARDGEARAFRPRDKDEMVKKVIEPMACDGLRTICIAYRELPADPMPEWDNETDIVSNLTCICVVGIEDPVRPEVPDAITKCQQAGITVRMVTGDNINTARAIAAKCGIIHPGDDFLCMEGKDFNTQIRNEKGEIEQERIDKIWPKLRVLARSSPTDKHTLVKGIIDSTILEQRQVVAVTGDGTNDGPALKKADVGFAMGIAGTDVAKEASDIILTDDNFSSIVKAVMWGRNVYDSISKFLQFQLTVNVVAVIVAFTGACITQDSPLKAVQMLWVNLIMDTFASLALATEPPTEALLLRKPYGRNNPLISRTMMKNILGHAVYQLIIIFTLLFVGEKIFDIDSGRNAPLHSPPSEHYTIIFNTFVLMQLFNEINARKIHGERNVFDGIFSNPIFCSIVLGTFAIQVVIIQFGGKPFSCSPLNAEQWLWCLFVGMGELLWGQVIASVPTHHLKCLKEAGHGSASDEMMDEELAEDEDEIDYAERELRRGQILWFRGLNRIQTQMEVVSTFKRSGSFQGAVRRRSSVLSQLHDIRVVKAFRSSHYDGIERPESRNSIHDFQAHPEFIITDSVHNIPLIDETDVDDESERSNHNHVPVALRHPAPHSQPPPRPPRSRYPSRPLRQQSLPVTLNCNNNATESRVYLGSNDNGVAHISTCPVSPLHSLETCL, translated from the exons ATGGGGGATCTCGGCAATAGCACGGTGGAATTCCACCCTAAAAAGCCGGGGGTGGACAAGGGAAGCTATGAGGGGGATTTCGGGGTGTCGTTGGATGAGCTGTGCTCACTCATGGAGGTCAGAGGAGCTGAGGCACTGCAGAAGATCCAGGAGAGCTACGCAGATACGGAAGGCCTCTGTCACAGACTCAAGACATCACCTGCAGATG GACTGTCGGACAACCCTGCAGACCTGGAGAAACGTCAGCTGGTGTTTGGACAGAACTTCATTCCTCCCAAGAAGCCCAAGACCTTCCTTCAGCTCGTGTGGGAGGCTCTACAGGATGTTACTCTCATAATCCTGGAAATAGCAGCCATTATTTCCCTTGGACTGTCCTTTTACCAGCCACCAGGAGGGGACAGTGAAG CATGTGGTAATGTGAGTACAGGTGCAGAGGACGAAGGAGAGGCGGAGGCGGGATGGATCGAGGGTGCAGCTATCCTGCTTTCAGTGTTCTGCGTGGTGTTGGTGACAGCATTTAATGACTGGAGTAAAGAAAAGCAGTTTCGTGGGCTACAGAGCCGTATCGAGCAGGAGCAGCGCTTTGCTGTGGTGCGGAATGGCACAGTTATCCAAATCCCTGTGGCTGAGATGGTGGTGGGGGATGTTGCCCAGGTCAAATATG GCGACCTCCTGCCTGCAGATGGTGTTCTCATCCAAGGGAACGACCTGAAGATCGATGAGAGCTCCCTCACCGGAGAGTCTGATCACGTATCCAAATCCGTCGACAAGGATCCCATGCTGCTGTCAG GCACTCATGTAATGGAAGGGTCGGGGAAAATGGTGGTGACCGCAGTCGGTGTCAACTCTCAAACTGGAATCATCTTCACCCTCCTGGGGGCCGGAGAGATGGAGGAAGAGAAGAAAGACTGCAAGAAAG GTAAACAAGATGGGACCCTGGAGAACAATCAAAATAAAG CCAAGAAACAGGATGAGGCTGTTGCCATGGAGATGCAGCCTCTAAAGAGTGCGGAAGGTGGAGAAGTGGAGGAAAAAGAGAAGAAGAAGTCCGGTGTGCCCAAAAAGGAGAAGTCAGTTCTTCAGGGCAAACTCACCAAGCTGGCAGTACAAATCGGCAAAGCAG GTCTGGTGATGTCTGCCATCACTGTGATTATACTGATGCTGTACTTTGTGATCGAGACGTTCGTCATTCAGGGGCGGGTGTGGCTGACGGAGTGTACACCTATATATGTGCAGTACTTTATGAAGTTCTTCATTATTGGAGTCACAGTTCTGGTGGTAGCTGTGCCAGAGGGTTTGCCACTTGCTGTCACCATATCGCTGGCCTACTCTGTAAag AAAATGATGAAGGACAATAACCTAGTACGTCATTTGGATGCATGTGAGACTATGGGCAATGCCACGGCTATCTGCTCAGATAAGACAGGCACCCTTACCACTAACCGGATGACGGTGGTGCAGATTTTCATGGAGGACCAGAACTTCTGGGACATCCCAAAACCAGACCAGATTAACCGCAAGACACTGGAGCTCATCAGCAGTGCTATCGCTGTTAACTGCGCCTACACCTCCAATATCATG GCTGCAGATAAGGAGGGTGGGCTGCCCAAACAGGTGGGTAATAAGACAGAGTGTGCTCTGCTGGGTCTGGTGCAGGGCCTGAAGCAGGATTACCATGCTGTAAGAGAGCAGATTCCTGAAGAAAAGCTCTATAAAGTCTACACCTTCAATTCTGTCAGAAAATCCATGAGCACCGTCATTCAGATGCCTGACAGAAGTTTCCGCTTATACAGCAAAGGAGCCTCTGAGATCCTGCTCAAAAA ATGCTCGTTCCTCCTGGCCCGTGATGGCGAGGCTCGTGCATTCAGACCACGGGACAAGGATGAGATGGTGAAAAAAGTGATTGAACCAATGGCATGTGATGGCCTCCGTACGATCTGCATCGCCTATCGGGAGCTTCCAGCTGACCCCATGCCAGAATGGGACAATGAGACAGACATTGTCTCCAACCTTACCTGCATCTGCGTGGTTGGCATTGAAGACCCTGTGCGACCTGAG GTCCCAGACGCTATCACAAAGTGTCAGCAAGCGGGCATCACTGTGCGTATGGTGACGGGTGACAATATCAACACTGCACGTGCCATTGCTGCCAAGTGTGGTATCATCCATCCCGGCGATGACTTTCTGTGTATGGAGGGGAAGGACTTCAACACACAAATCAGAAATGAGAAAGGAGAG ATTGAGCAGGAGCGCATTGACAAAATTTGGCCTAAACTCAGAGTTCTGGCTCGATCTTCCCCTACAGACAAACACACCCTAGTCAAAG GAATCATAGACAGTACCATTCTGGAGCAAAGACAGGTGGTTGCAGTCACAGGTGATGGCACAAATGATGGACCTGCCCTCAAAAAAGCTGATGTTGGCTTTGCTATG GGAATTGCTGGCACAGACGTGGCCAAAGAGGCGTCTGACATCATTTTGACAGATGATAACTTCTCTAGTATAGTAAAGGCCGTGATGTGGGGCCGAAATGTGTACGACAGCATCTCCAAGTTCCTACAGTTTCAGCTCACCGTTAATGTGGTGGCTGTCATAGTAGCCTTCACTGGTGCCTGCATCACGCAG gaTTCACCCCTCAAGGCTGTGCAGATGTTGTGGGTCAATCTTATCATggacacttttgcttcactggcCCTTGCCACGGAGCCACCCACTGAAGCCCTGCTACTGAGGAAGCCCTACGGCCGAAACAACCCCCTCATATCAAGAACCATGATGAAGAACATCCTCGGACATGCAGTCTACCAGCTCATCATCATCTTCACCCTGCTCTTCGTGG GTGAGAAAATCTTTGATATAGACAGCGGGCGTAACGCTCCACTTCACTCTCCTCCCTCTGAGCATTACACCATCATCTTCAACACCTTCGTCCTCATGCAGCTCTTCAATGAGATCAACGCCCGTAAAATCCATGGAGAGAGGAACGTGTTTGATGGGATCTTCTCAAACCCCATCTTCTGTTCAATCGTGCTGGGGACCTTCGCAATACAG GTTGTGATCATACAGTTTGGAGGGAAACCTTTCAGCTGTTCCCCCTTAAATGCGGAGCAGTGGCTTTGGTGCTTGTTTGTGGGAATGGGTGAGCTGCTCTGGGGACAG gtAATAGCATCAGTGCCAACACATCATTTGAAGTGTCTGAAGGAAGCGGGCCATGGGTCAGCTTCAGATGAGATGATGGATGAAGAACTCGCTGAGGATGAGGATGAGATCGATTACGCAGAGAGAGAGCTGAGGCGAGGACAGATCCTGTGGTTCAGAGGACTCAACCGAATCCAAACTCAG atgGAGGTAGTGAGTACCTTCAAGAGAAGCGGTTCGTTTCAGGGTGCAGTGCGACGACGCTCCTCAGTGCTCAGCCAACTCCATGAC ATCCGGGTGGTGAAAGCTTTCCGTAGCTCCCACTACGACGGCATCGAGCGGCCGGAATCGCGGAACTCCATTCACGACTTCCAGGCGCACCCTGAGTTCATCATCACAGACTCGGTCCACAACATCCCCCTGATCGACGAGACGGATGTGGACGACGAATCGGAACGCTCCAACCATAACCACGTGCCTGTGGCGCTTCGTCACCCCGCTCCTCACTCTCAGCCGCCTCCGAGACCCCCGCGATCCCGCTACCCGAGCCGCCCACTGCGGCAGCAGAGTCTGCCTGTTACCCTCAACTGCAACAACAATGCCACAGAGAGCCGCGTCTACCTTGGCTCCAACGACAACGGGGTGGCGCACATCTCAACCTGCCCCGTCAGCCCTCTGCACAGCTTGGAGACATGCCTCTAA
- the LOC127620863 gene encoding plasma membrane calcium-transporting ATPase 3-like isoform X2: protein MGDLGNSTVEFHPKKPGVDKGSYEGDFGVSLDELCSLMEVRGAEALQKIQESYADTEGLCHRLKTSPADGLSDNPADLEKRQLVFGQNFIPPKKPKTFLQLVWEALQDVTLIILEIAAIISLGLSFYQPPGGDSEACGNVSTGAEDEGEAEAGWIEGAAILLSVFCVVLVTAFNDWSKEKQFRGLQSRIEQEQRFAVVRNGTVIQIPVAEMVVGDVAQVKYGDLLPADGVLIQGNDLKIDESSLTGESDHVSKSVDKDPMLLSGTHVMEGSGKMVVTAVGVNSQTGIIFTLLGAGEMEEEKKDCKKGKQDGTLENNQNKAKKQDEAVAMEMQPLKSAEGGEVEEKEKKKSGVPKKEKSVLQGKLTKLAVQIGKAGLVMSAITVIILMLYFVIETFVIQGRVWLTECTPIYVQYFMKFFIIGVTVLVVAVPEGLPLAVTISLAYSVKKMMKDNNLVRHLDACETMGNATAICSDKTGTLTTNRMTVVQIFMEDQNFWDIPKPDQINRKTLELISSAIAVNCAYTSNIMAADKEGGLPKQVGNKTECALLGLVQGLKQDYHAVREQIPEEKLYKVYTFNSVRKSMSTVIQMPDRSFRLYSKGASEILLKKCSFLLARDGEARAFRPRDKDEMVKKVIEPMACDGLRTICIAYRELPADPMPEWDNETDIVSNLTCICVVGIEDPVRPEVPDAITKCQQAGITVRMVTGDNINTARAIAAKCGIIHPGDDFLCMEGKDFNTQIRNEKGEIEQERIDKIWPKLRVLARSSPTDKHTLVKGIIDSTILEQRQVVAVTGDGTNDGPALKKADVGFAMGIAGTDVAKEASDIILTDDNFSSIVKAVMWGRNVYDSISKFLQFQLTVNVVAVIVAFTGACITQDSPLKAVQMLWVNLIMDTFASLALATEPPTEALLLRKPYGRNNPLISRTMMKNILGHAVYQLIIIFTLLFVGEKIFDIDSGRNAPLHSPPSEHYTIIFNTFVLMQLFNEINARKIHGERNVFDGIFSNPIFCSIVLGTFAIQVVIIQFGGKPFSCSPLNAEQWLWCLFVGMGELLWGQVIASVPTHHLKCLKEAGHGSASDEMMDEELAEDEDEIDYAERELRRGQILWFRGLNRIQTQIRVVKAFRSSHYDGIERPESRNSIHDFQAHPEFIITDSVHNIPLIDETDVDDESERSNHNHVPVALRHPAPHSQPPPRPPRSRYPSRPLRQQSLPVTLNCNNNATESRVYLGSNDNGVAHISTCPVSPLHSLETCL, encoded by the exons ATGGGGGATCTCGGCAATAGCACGGTGGAATTCCACCCTAAAAAGCCGGGGGTGGACAAGGGAAGCTATGAGGGGGATTTCGGGGTGTCGTTGGATGAGCTGTGCTCACTCATGGAGGTCAGAGGAGCTGAGGCACTGCAGAAGATCCAGGAGAGCTACGCAGATACGGAAGGCCTCTGTCACAGACTCAAGACATCACCTGCAGATG GACTGTCGGACAACCCTGCAGACCTGGAGAAACGTCAGCTGGTGTTTGGACAGAACTTCATTCCTCCCAAGAAGCCCAAGACCTTCCTTCAGCTCGTGTGGGAGGCTCTACAGGATGTTACTCTCATAATCCTGGAAATAGCAGCCATTATTTCCCTTGGACTGTCCTTTTACCAGCCACCAGGAGGGGACAGTGAAG CATGTGGTAATGTGAGTACAGGTGCAGAGGACGAAGGAGAGGCGGAGGCGGGATGGATCGAGGGTGCAGCTATCCTGCTTTCAGTGTTCTGCGTGGTGTTGGTGACAGCATTTAATGACTGGAGTAAAGAAAAGCAGTTTCGTGGGCTACAGAGCCGTATCGAGCAGGAGCAGCGCTTTGCTGTGGTGCGGAATGGCACAGTTATCCAAATCCCTGTGGCTGAGATGGTGGTGGGGGATGTTGCCCAGGTCAAATATG GCGACCTCCTGCCTGCAGATGGTGTTCTCATCCAAGGGAACGACCTGAAGATCGATGAGAGCTCCCTCACCGGAGAGTCTGATCACGTATCCAAATCCGTCGACAAGGATCCCATGCTGCTGTCAG GCACTCATGTAATGGAAGGGTCGGGGAAAATGGTGGTGACCGCAGTCGGTGTCAACTCTCAAACTGGAATCATCTTCACCCTCCTGGGGGCCGGAGAGATGGAGGAAGAGAAGAAAGACTGCAAGAAAG GTAAACAAGATGGGACCCTGGAGAACAATCAAAATAAAG CCAAGAAACAGGATGAGGCTGTTGCCATGGAGATGCAGCCTCTAAAGAGTGCGGAAGGTGGAGAAGTGGAGGAAAAAGAGAAGAAGAAGTCCGGTGTGCCCAAAAAGGAGAAGTCAGTTCTTCAGGGCAAACTCACCAAGCTGGCAGTACAAATCGGCAAAGCAG GTCTGGTGATGTCTGCCATCACTGTGATTATACTGATGCTGTACTTTGTGATCGAGACGTTCGTCATTCAGGGGCGGGTGTGGCTGACGGAGTGTACACCTATATATGTGCAGTACTTTATGAAGTTCTTCATTATTGGAGTCACAGTTCTGGTGGTAGCTGTGCCAGAGGGTTTGCCACTTGCTGTCACCATATCGCTGGCCTACTCTGTAAag AAAATGATGAAGGACAATAACCTAGTACGTCATTTGGATGCATGTGAGACTATGGGCAATGCCACGGCTATCTGCTCAGATAAGACAGGCACCCTTACCACTAACCGGATGACGGTGGTGCAGATTTTCATGGAGGACCAGAACTTCTGGGACATCCCAAAACCAGACCAGATTAACCGCAAGACACTGGAGCTCATCAGCAGTGCTATCGCTGTTAACTGCGCCTACACCTCCAATATCATG GCTGCAGATAAGGAGGGTGGGCTGCCCAAACAGGTGGGTAATAAGACAGAGTGTGCTCTGCTGGGTCTGGTGCAGGGCCTGAAGCAGGATTACCATGCTGTAAGAGAGCAGATTCCTGAAGAAAAGCTCTATAAAGTCTACACCTTCAATTCTGTCAGAAAATCCATGAGCACCGTCATTCAGATGCCTGACAGAAGTTTCCGCTTATACAGCAAAGGAGCCTCTGAGATCCTGCTCAAAAA ATGCTCGTTCCTCCTGGCCCGTGATGGCGAGGCTCGTGCATTCAGACCACGGGACAAGGATGAGATGGTGAAAAAAGTGATTGAACCAATGGCATGTGATGGCCTCCGTACGATCTGCATCGCCTATCGGGAGCTTCCAGCTGACCCCATGCCAGAATGGGACAATGAGACAGACATTGTCTCCAACCTTACCTGCATCTGCGTGGTTGGCATTGAAGACCCTGTGCGACCTGAG GTCCCAGACGCTATCACAAAGTGTCAGCAAGCGGGCATCACTGTGCGTATGGTGACGGGTGACAATATCAACACTGCACGTGCCATTGCTGCCAAGTGTGGTATCATCCATCCCGGCGATGACTTTCTGTGTATGGAGGGGAAGGACTTCAACACACAAATCAGAAATGAGAAAGGAGAG ATTGAGCAGGAGCGCATTGACAAAATTTGGCCTAAACTCAGAGTTCTGGCTCGATCTTCCCCTACAGACAAACACACCCTAGTCAAAG GAATCATAGACAGTACCATTCTGGAGCAAAGACAGGTGGTTGCAGTCACAGGTGATGGCACAAATGATGGACCTGCCCTCAAAAAAGCTGATGTTGGCTTTGCTATG GGAATTGCTGGCACAGACGTGGCCAAAGAGGCGTCTGACATCATTTTGACAGATGATAACTTCTCTAGTATAGTAAAGGCCGTGATGTGGGGCCGAAATGTGTACGACAGCATCTCCAAGTTCCTACAGTTTCAGCTCACCGTTAATGTGGTGGCTGTCATAGTAGCCTTCACTGGTGCCTGCATCACGCAG gaTTCACCCCTCAAGGCTGTGCAGATGTTGTGGGTCAATCTTATCATggacacttttgcttcactggcCCTTGCCACGGAGCCACCCACTGAAGCCCTGCTACTGAGGAAGCCCTACGGCCGAAACAACCCCCTCATATCAAGAACCATGATGAAGAACATCCTCGGACATGCAGTCTACCAGCTCATCATCATCTTCACCCTGCTCTTCGTGG GTGAGAAAATCTTTGATATAGACAGCGGGCGTAACGCTCCACTTCACTCTCCTCCCTCTGAGCATTACACCATCATCTTCAACACCTTCGTCCTCATGCAGCTCTTCAATGAGATCAACGCCCGTAAAATCCATGGAGAGAGGAACGTGTTTGATGGGATCTTCTCAAACCCCATCTTCTGTTCAATCGTGCTGGGGACCTTCGCAATACAG GTTGTGATCATACAGTTTGGAGGGAAACCTTTCAGCTGTTCCCCCTTAAATGCGGAGCAGTGGCTTTGGTGCTTGTTTGTGGGAATGGGTGAGCTGCTCTGGGGACAG gtAATAGCATCAGTGCCAACACATCATTTGAAGTGTCTGAAGGAAGCGGGCCATGGGTCAGCTTCAGATGAGATGATGGATGAAGAACTCGCTGAGGATGAGGATGAGATCGATTACGCAGAGAGAGAGCTGAGGCGAGGACAGATCCTGTGGTTCAGAGGACTCAACCGAATCCAAACTCAG ATCCGGGTGGTGAAAGCTTTCCGTAGCTCCCACTACGACGGCATCGAGCGGCCGGAATCGCGGAACTCCATTCACGACTTCCAGGCGCACCCTGAGTTCATCATCACAGACTCGGTCCACAACATCCCCCTGATCGACGAGACGGATGTGGACGACGAATCGGAACGCTCCAACCATAACCACGTGCCTGTGGCGCTTCGTCACCCCGCTCCTCACTCTCAGCCGCCTCCGAGACCCCCGCGATCCCGCTACCCGAGCCGCCCACTGCGGCAGCAGAGTCTGCCTGTTACCCTCAACTGCAACAACAATGCCACAGAGAGCCGCGTCTACCTTGGCTCCAACGACAACGGGGTGGCGCACATCTCAACCTGCCCCGTCAGCCCTCTGCACAGCTTGGAGACATGCCTCTAA